One genomic segment of Clostridium saccharoperbutylacetonicum N1-4(HMT) includes these proteins:
- a CDS encoding serine hydrolase domain-containing protein yields the protein MEKNKIQPRKKILLEKTINNDYNNITGIIVLKNGETLYENYFNGYTAIDTVHVASVTKSVFSALIGIAIDNGYIKSIDQKVLDFFPEYTTKRGEKTIQSVTIKDMLTMTAPYKYKSEPYTKFFSSDNWMRAALDLLGGKGKIGEFMYSAIVGTHILSGILVKSTGQSVLDFATENLFSPLEIKIGQNVVLHNKEEHLAFLKDKNVSGWVVDSQGINPAGWGLTLTPIDMAKIGQLYLDSGLWQGKQIIPKWWIAESTKEHSRWDEYELSYGYLWWIIDDEKQIYAALGDGGNVIYINRKKEIVVSIASLFMPRAKDRLKLIKEYIEPVFE from the coding sequence ATGGAAAAAAATAAAATTCAACCAAGAAAAAAGATTTTGTTAGAAAAGACAATAAACAATGACTATAATAATATTACGGGAATAATTGTACTAAAAAACGGTGAAACATTATATGAAAATTACTTCAATGGATATACTGCTATTGATACTGTACATGTAGCCTCGGTAACAAAAAGTGTTTTTTCTGCTTTGATTGGTATTGCTATAGATAATGGATATATTAAAAGTATAGATCAGAAAGTATTGGATTTTTTCCCAGAGTACACTACTAAGCGAGGCGAAAAAACAATACAAAGTGTTACAATTAAGGATATGCTGACTATGACAGCTCCGTATAAATATAAGTCAGAACCATATACAAAGTTTTTTTCAAGTGATAATTGGATGAGGGCTGCACTGGATTTATTAGGAGGAAAGGGCAAGATAGGAGAATTTATGTATTCAGCCATCGTAGGAACACATATTTTGTCAGGTATTCTTGTAAAATCAACGGGGCAATCAGTCCTTGATTTTGCAACAGAAAATTTATTTTCACCATTGGAAATTAAGATTGGACAGAATGTGGTATTGCATAATAAAGAAGAACATCTTGCCTTTCTAAAGGATAAAAATGTTAGCGGTTGGGTTGTTGATTCTCAAGGAATAAATCCAGCAGGTTGGGGACTTACCTTGACTCCTATAGATATGGCTAAAATAGGCCAATTATACTTGGATAGTGGACTGTGGCAGGGTAAGCAAATTATACCTAAATGGTGGATAGCTGAAAGTACAAAAGAACACAGTCGATGGGATGAGTATGAGTTATCTTATGGTTATCTTTGGTGGATTATTGATGATGAAAAACAAATCTACGCAGCCTTGGGAGATGGGGGAAATGTGATTTATATTAATAGAAAAAAAGAAATTGTAGTATCTATTGCTTCACTTTTTATGCCACGCGCTAAGGACAGATTGAAACTTATTAAGGAATATATTGAACCTGTATTTGAGTAA
- a CDS encoding Cof-type HAD-IIB family hydrolase gives MKRKAVFFDIDGTLYNPAIGVPDSTIKGIKELKQNGHLAFISTGRARAMIPQDLVDLGFDGVLAACGTYVEYEGRVIYNIDLEKSIGDNIISILKKHNIFFILEGQDYLYMDYNEDFEGDKFSVKKFKRAFGDKIKPVTGSELDYHFNKITCKTNENSNFKEAYKTIEKYFDCIFHNAQFIELVPKGFSKVKGIEAIIEHLNIDVENTYAFGDSLNDIDMLNYVKYGIAMGNSSPEVLEIANHKTDTIENDGIYKGLKEFNLI, from the coding sequence ATGAAACGAAAAGCAGTATTTTTTGATATTGATGGTACTCTTTATAATCCTGCTATAGGTGTTCCTGATAGTACCATAAAAGGAATTAAAGAATTAAAACAAAATGGACATCTTGCTTTTATATCAACTGGTAGAGCGAGGGCTATGATTCCACAAGATTTAGTAGATTTAGGATTTGATGGAGTACTTGCTGCTTGTGGAACTTATGTAGAATATGAAGGTAGAGTAATATATAATATAGATTTGGAAAAAAGTATAGGTGATAATATAATAAGTATTTTAAAGAAACATAACATTTTCTTTATATTAGAAGGACAAGATTATTTATATATGGATTATAATGAGGATTTTGAAGGAGATAAGTTTTCCGTTAAAAAATTCAAGAGAGCCTTTGGTGATAAAATAAAGCCAGTTACTGGATCAGAATTAGATTATCATTTTAATAAGATCACCTGTAAAACAAATGAAAATAGCAATTTTAAAGAAGCATATAAGACCATTGAAAAATATTTTGACTGCATTTTTCATAATGCACAATTTATTGAATTAGTTCCCAAAGGATTTTCCAAAGTAAAGGGAATAGAAGCTATAATAGAGCATTTAAATATAGATGTTGAAAATACATATGCCTTTGGTGATAGTTTAAATGATATTGATATGCTTAATTATGTTAAATACGGAATAGCCATGGGAAATAGCAGTCCAGAAGTTCTTGAAATAGCAAATCATAAGACCGATACTATTGAAAATGATGGAATTTATAAAGGACTAAAAGAATTTAATTTAATATAG
- a CDS encoding AraC family transcriptional regulator, which translates to MEWLENFSKAIDYVEQNLDGDISYEEAAKIACCSPNYFQRMFAYVTGITLIEYIRRRRMTQAAFELQTKDMKVLDVAIKYGYTSPTAFNRAFQSVHGINPAVAKSQGCQLCAYPPIKFSIQIQGGNDMPYRIEEKAPMRIVGVRIPLTNEIDKNYQLIPSLWEQTKQNGMFNEILNLNKQLEKSIFGISIYDSKDEIYYYIATVTNKPVPEGMYECEIPKSAWAVFECKGPFKESIQIIYKRFFTEWLPFSGYKHAEIGDVELYSVYDEEKVSGYSEMWMSIKKERK; encoded by the coding sequence ATGGAATGGTTAGAAAATTTTAGTAAAGCAATTGATTATGTAGAACAGAATTTAGATGGGGATATTTCGTATGAAGAAGCAGCTAAAATTGCATGTTGTTCACCTAATTATTTTCAGCGTATGTTTGCTTATGTAACTGGTATAACCTTGATTGAGTACATAAGGCGTAGAAGAATGACACAAGCAGCTTTTGAATTACAGACAAAAGACATGAAAGTTTTAGATGTTGCAATTAAATATGGATATACATCACCAACAGCATTTAATCGTGCATTTCAAAGTGTACATGGTATTAATCCTGCTGTGGCAAAATCTCAAGGATGTCAACTTTGTGCATATCCCCCTATTAAATTCTCAATTCAAATACAGGGAGGTAATGATATGCCATATAGAATAGAAGAAAAAGCTCCAATGAGAATTGTTGGTGTTCGTATTCCACTAACAAATGAGATAGATAAAAATTATCAATTAATCCCATCGCTTTGGGAACAAACAAAACAAAACGGAATGTTTAATGAAATTTTGAATTTGAATAAGCAATTAGAAAAAAGCATATTTGGAATATCAATTTATGATTCAAAGGATGAAATTTATTATTATATTGCTACTGTTACAAACAAACCTGTACCAGAAGGAATGTATGAATGTGAAATTCCTAAATCTGCTTGGGCTGTGTTTGAATGTAAGGGGCCATTCAAAGAATCAATACAAATCATTTATAAACGCTTTTTTACAGAATGGCTTCCGTTTTCAGGATATAAACATGCAGAAATTGGAGATGTAGAACTATATTCAGTATATGATGAAGAAAAAGTTAGTGGATATTCAGAAATGTGGATGAGTATCAAAAAGGAGAGGAAGTAA
- a CDS encoding GyrI-like domain-containing protein: MEYEVEIREIEPIRVAFMKYRGIAMEANKVFPNVFKSIRGKADGAPFFNYITMNPETKFGDIELCVPTAMTPSGNGIEVKETPRVKALCVTHNGSYETMFQAYKEIDAYARQKGIKLSSEFREVFIKGPGMIFKGNPEKYITEIIFAIEEN, encoded by the coding sequence ATGGAATATGAAGTAGAAATTAGAGAAATAGAACCAATTAGAGTGGCATTTATGAAATATAGAGGAATTGCTATGGAAGCAAATAAGGTGTTTCCTAATGTATTTAAATCAATTAGAGGAAAAGCAGATGGTGCACCATTCTTTAACTATATTACAATGAATCCCGAAACTAAATTTGGAGATATTGAGCTATGCGTACCTACAGCAATGACTCCAAGTGGAAATGGAATTGAAGTTAAGGAAACTCCTAGAGTAAAAGCATTATGTGTAACTCATAATGGGTCTTATGAAACTATGTTTCAAGCATATAAGGAGATTGATGCTTATGCAAGACAAAAGGGAATTAAACTAAGTTCTGAATTTCGCGAAGTATTTATTAAAGGTCCAGGTATGATTTTTAAGGGGAATCCTGAAAAATACATTACAGAAATAATATTTGCTATTGAGGAGAATTAA
- a CDS encoding ABC transporter ATP-binding protein: MEAIQVENVVKSYKNGVEALKGISLTVKKGEIFSLLGQNGAGKSTLINILTTYLKPTSGTIKILGNDIYTETDKARRSIACVAQKISIDTYLSLKENMIFQSRLYKMPKAEAEERMKTLISCFSLEKYLDYPVLSYSGGVKRRLDIALNLMSKPQILFLDEPTVGMDIQSRIAMWKMMKKIRDEFGTTIFLTTHYLEEADELSDTMCIMRGGKEVVQGTPARLRELIKQDTLCIRFANKNESKSCCMELSNVRKDLKIIISNEKILVYSKQSREEFKTINKWLFEKKIEFEGIEIVKPALEDVFLRLTEVNGLEEIS, encoded by the coding sequence ATGGAAGCAATCCAGGTAGAAAATGTTGTTAAATCTTATAAAAATGGTGTCGAAGCATTAAAAGGGATTTCCTTAACAGTCAAAAAAGGTGAAATTTTTTCCCTTCTTGGCCAGAATGGTGCTGGGAAGTCAACTTTAATCAATATCCTAACAACGTATCTTAAGCCAACATCAGGTACTATAAAAATATTAGGCAATGATATATATACAGAAACTGACAAAGCAAGAAGAAGTATTGCATGTGTTGCACAGAAAATTTCAATTGATACTTATTTATCATTAAAGGAAAATATGATCTTTCAAAGTAGATTATATAAAATGCCAAAAGCTGAAGCAGAAGAACGTATGAAGACATTGATTTCGTGCTTTTCTTTAGAAAAATATTTAGATTATCCTGTTTTGTCTTATTCTGGAGGGGTGAAAAGACGATTAGATATTGCTTTAAATCTTATGTCAAAGCCGCAGATTTTGTTTTTAGATGAACCTACAGTTGGTATGGATATTCAATCTCGTATAGCTATGTGGAAGATGATGAAAAAAATAAGAGATGAATTTGGAACTACGATTTTCCTTACAACGCATTATCTTGAAGAAGCAGATGAGTTAAGTGATACTATGTGTATTATGAGAGGTGGAAAGGAAGTAGTACAGGGAACGCCAGCTAGATTACGTGAATTAATTAAACAGGATACTTTATGTATTCGGTTTGCAAATAAAAATGAATCAAAAAGCTGTTGTATGGAACTAAGTAATGTTAGGAAAGATTTAAAGATAATTATTAGTAATGAAAAAATTTTAGTTTATTCAAAACAAAGCAGGGAGGAGTTTAAAACAATCAATAAGTGGTTATTTGAAAAAAAGATAGAATTCGAAGGTATTGAAATAGTTAAACCAGCCTTGGAAGATGTGTTTTTAAGATTAACAGAAGTGAATGGATTGGAGGAAATTTCATGA
- a CDS encoding ABC transporter permease, which translates to MNVITLLQRNVKWRFHNKFTVVITILQPMLWLVLYSAVASQAMSGIGIRNYTTFILPGLIVLVSFGSCSSSGIMNYLMKADGSFYRILIAPISRKSIVLGQVLEAVLCTFIEVGIMCIASLFFSVKIQTNLSGILIIILIIFLNAMSLSSLTYAISLVLPNEVVYETAMNAIVLPVFFLSTALFPENTLTGWLKVAVNLNPFTHVINLLRTLMIEGRVEILQLIIVIAMLIVIGGITFLLALFRLKKETSL; encoded by the coding sequence ATGAATGTCATAACTCTTTTACAACGTAATGTTAAATGGCGTTTTCACAATAAATTTACTGTTGTAATCACTATTTTACAGCCAATGCTTTGGCTTGTTTTGTATAGTGCTGTTGCCAGCCAAGCTATGAGTGGAATAGGAATCAGGAACTATACAACTTTTATTTTACCTGGACTAATAGTGCTAGTGAGTTTTGGTTCATGTAGTAGTAGTGGAATTATGAACTATTTAATGAAAGCAGATGGAAGTTTTTATAGAATACTAATTGCTCCAATTAGTAGAAAATCGATAGTGCTAGGACAAGTACTCGAAGCGGTGTTATGCACATTTATTGAAGTTGGAATAATGTGTATTGCTAGTTTATTTTTCTCAGTAAAAATTCAAACCAACCTTTCAGGAATTTTAATTATAATACTAATTATTTTCCTAAATGCAATGAGTTTATCATCCTTGACGTATGCAATAAGTTTAGTACTACCAAATGAAGTAGTATATGAAACAGCAATGAATGCTATAGTATTGCCGGTATTCTTTTTAAGTACAGCTCTTTTCCCAGAAAATACATTAACTGGCTGGCTTAAAGTTGCTGTAAATTTGAACCCTTTTACGCATGTAATTAATTTATTACGTACTTTGATGATAGAAGGACGTGTAGAAATACTTCAGCTTATTATAGTAATAGCTATGCTTATTGTAATTGGTGGGATTACTTTTTTATTAGCTTTATTTAGATTAAAGAAAGAAACTAGTTTATAA
- a CDS encoding MarR family winged helix-turn-helix transcriptional regulator: MNREYDYTKLIGYLIIKGEVCIKRKILNAFLEKGYDITFEQWTVLNVLYAEPGLIQSEIAIRTYKDKTNVTRILDVLSKNGYIVREQHESDRRSLCVYLTDKGTRMFDELIPSVELLNEQFKKGLSDEEIKIFENVLEKIYKNAE, from the coding sequence TTGAATAGAGAATATGATTACACAAAGTTAATTGGTTATTTAATAATTAAAGGCGAAGTTTGTATAAAAAGAAAAATTCTTAATGCCTTTTTAGAAAAGGGATATGACATTACATTTGAACAATGGACAGTTTTAAACGTATTATATGCAGAACCGGGACTGATTCAAAGTGAAATTGCTATAAGAACCTATAAAGATAAAACAAATGTCACAAGGATATTAGATGTTCTTTCTAAAAATGGATATATTGTAAGAGAGCAGCATGAAAGTGACAGAAGAAGCTTGTGTGTATACCTTACAGATAAAGGTACAAGAATGTTCGATGAGCTTATACCTAGCGTTGAGTTGCTTAATGAACAATTTAAAAAAGGACTGTCAGATGAAGAAATTAAAATATTTGAAAATGTTCTAGAAAAAATATATAAAAACGCTGAATAG
- a CDS encoding alpha/beta hydrolase family protein, whose protein sequence is MVNLSLKEKFAFKFIFNEKRIYQRWYGRFLGFGIDYGRLKRVVARISNWLQWCDEWTKEGDQLYKKAEEELINGYEIKAKALFHEAVGCYHVGQHIFFIDSNQKERTQEKARISYKRAIDLDNEKERPIRIEIPFNGAIVPGYLRLSNMSNGPLVIFINGMDNIKEAEGHSQGTLFQKYGFNFFTFDGIGQGEMWKAMKFDEKEYHKVVSVIIDWFEKQKIYDIDIKRIALVGFSLGGYLAPMCAAYDKRVKCVVGNSGVVYIGGLAGLKKLNPIWQRGVTYMTKSETLEEAVNSFDWDIEDSPNLQVPLLFYHAGKDEVMPSPKLHAEKVMKWARGDKTLKFYEDAEHCTMNYLDEVFPEIVNWLKIKL, encoded by the coding sequence ATGGTTAATTTATCTTTAAAAGAAAAATTCGCATTTAAGTTCATTTTTAATGAAAAAAGAATCTATCAAAGATGGTACGGAAGATTTTTAGGTTTTGGAATAGACTATGGAAGGTTAAAGAGAGTAGTGGCAAGAATATCAAATTGGCTACAATGGTGTGATGAATGGACTAAAGAAGGTGATCAATTATACAAGAAAGCCGAGGAAGAATTGATAAACGGATATGAGATTAAAGCAAAAGCATTATTTCATGAAGCAGTGGGATGTTATCATGTTGGTCAGCATATATTTTTTATCGATAGTAACCAAAAGGAGAGAACACAAGAAAAAGCTAGGATAAGTTATAAAAGAGCAATTGATTTGGATAATGAAAAGGAAAGGCCGATTCGTATTGAAATTCCTTTTAATGGAGCAATAGTACCAGGGTATTTAAGATTATCAAATATGTCTAACGGACCACTTGTAATCTTCATAAATGGAATGGATAACATTAAGGAAGCAGAAGGTCATTCGCAAGGAACATTATTTCAAAAATATGGATTTAATTTCTTTACTTTTGATGGAATTGGTCAAGGTGAAATGTGGAAAGCTATGAAATTTGATGAAAAAGAATATCATAAGGTGGTATCAGTAATCATTGATTGGTTTGAAAAGCAGAAAATATATGATATTGATATTAAAAGAATTGCATTAGTTGGATTTAGTTTAGGTGGATATTTAGCACCAATGTGTGCAGCATATGATAAACGTGTAAAATGTGTAGTTGGAAATAGTGGAGTGGTTTATATAGGTGGATTAGCTGGATTAAAAAAGCTTAATCCAATTTGGCAAAGGGGTGTCACATATATGACTAAGAGTGAGACATTAGAAGAAGCTGTTAATAGTTTTGATTGGGATATTGAGGATTCGCCTAATTTACAAGTACCGTTGTTGTTTTACCATGCAGGAAAAGATGAGGTCATGCCTTCTCCAAAACTTCATGCTGAAAAAGTAATGAAATGGGCAAGGGGAGATAAGACGCTTAAATTTTATGAGGATGCAGAACATTGTACAATGAATTATTTAGATGAAGTTTTTCCTGAGATAGTAAACTGGCTTAAAATAAAGTTATAA
- a CDS encoding PocR ligand-binding domain-containing protein, protein MKDIIELDNLELSDIIDLPFLQKFQDDFANSMNIASVTVDKHGNPFTKPSSYTNICLNLTQSTSLGKSRCAKCHSTAGEEAFKTGKPYIYKCHSGLIDFAAPIIVNGQLIGTILGGQILYDSPNEKEFKNTANELGLNQDSYYNAATEVKIVDESNIKSAAEVLFSVANTLSNEGYQRLKIKQLTGTLTESFEQISSATEELAASSMEVTENQTQLNNEISNVQNLTNEINDILGYIKDIANQTKMLGLNASIEAARVGEMGKGFSVVASEIRKLSETSRETTADIGTLLAKIQDSVTKTMQVSNTTLDITEQQSAAIEETNASVEEVTTFTMELDKLANS, encoded by the coding sequence ATGAAAGACATTATTGAATTAGACAATTTAGAATTAAGCGATATCATTGATTTGCCATTTCTTCAAAAATTCCAAGATGATTTTGCAAATAGTATGAATATTGCAAGCGTTACAGTGGATAAACATGGAAATCCATTCACTAAGCCAAGCAGCTACACAAATATTTGTTTAAACTTAACCCAATCTACTAGTTTAGGGAAAAGTCGTTGTGCAAAGTGTCATAGTACTGCTGGAGAGGAAGCTTTCAAGACTGGAAAGCCTTATATTTACAAATGCCATTCTGGACTTATTGATTTTGCAGCACCTATAATTGTTAATGGCCAATTGATCGGTACAATACTTGGAGGTCAAATACTTTATGATAGTCCTAATGAAAAAGAGTTTAAAAATACAGCAAATGAACTTGGTTTAAACCAAGACTCATATTACAATGCTGCCACTGAAGTAAAAATAGTAGATGAAAGCAATATTAAATCAGCAGCTGAAGTACTATTTTCAGTTGCTAATACCTTATCAAACGAAGGTTATCAACGTTTAAAAATAAAACAATTAACTGGAACGCTAACTGAAAGTTTCGAACAAATTTCTTCTGCTACTGAAGAGCTTGCAGCTTCCTCAATGGAGGTTACTGAAAACCAAACCCAATTAAATAATGAGATATCTAATGTTCAAAACCTAACAAATGAAATAAATGACATTTTAGGCTACATAAAAGATATAGCTAATCAAACAAAAATGCTTGGACTTAATGCATCTATTGAAGCTGCAAGAGTTGGAGAAATGGGGAAAGGTTTTAGTGTAGTTGCTTCTGAAATAAGAAAACTTTCTGAAACTTCACGAGAAACAACAGCTGATATTGGTACTTTATTAGCTAAAATACAAGATTCAGTAACTAAAACAATGCAAGTATCAAATACTACATTAGATATAACAGAGCAACAATCTGCTGCAATAGAAGAAACTAATGCAAGTGTTGAAGAAGTAACAACTTTTACAATGGAATTGGATAAGTTAGCTAACTCTTAA
- a CDS encoding DUF3788 domain-containing protein produces the protein MLEKVPTSEDLISLIGKPLFEVWTSLCNMIDQKYDMEHLWNDGGKAWAYEYKYRRGGKTLCALYAKENCFGFMVIFGKNEREKFEEDKQNYSIEVQKIYNEAKTYHDGKWMMFELTDASLITDMEKLLLIKRKPNKK, from the coding sequence ATGTTAGAGAAAGTACCCACAAGTGAGGATTTAATTTCTTTAATTGGAAAACCATTATTTGAAGTTTGGACCTCATTATGTAATATGATTGATCAAAAATATGACATGGAACATTTATGGAATGATGGAGGTAAAGCATGGGCGTATGAGTACAAATATCGTAGAGGTGGAAAAACACTATGTGCATTGTATGCGAAAGAAAATTGTTTTGGCTTTATGGTTATCTTTGGGAAGAATGAACGAGAAAAATTTGAAGAAGATAAACAAAATTATTCCATTGAAGTACAAAAAATCTATAATGAAGCTAAAACTTACCATGATGGAAAATGGATGATGTTTGAATTAACAGATGCTTCTTTAATTACAGATATGGAAAAATTGTTACTTATTAAAAGGAAGCCAAATAAGAAATGA
- a CDS encoding winged helix-turn-helix transcriptional regulator, producing the protein MAKELPACPVEMTLQLIGNRWKVLIIRDLLEGTKRFGELKKSVGLITQKVLTQNLREMEESGLLTRKVYAEVPPRVDYTLTELGYSLKPILDSMIEWGTSYKNTIST; encoded by the coding sequence TTGGCTAAAGAATTACCCGCTTGTCCTGTAGAAATGACTTTACAGCTTATAGGAAACAGATGGAAGGTATTAATAATAAGAGATTTGCTTGAAGGAACAAAGCGCTTTGGAGAATTAAAAAAATCTGTCGGATTAATAACCCAAAAGGTTCTTACTCAAAACTTAAGAGAAATGGAAGAGTCTGGCTTACTTACTCGAAAAGTTTATGCTGAAGTCCCCCCAAGAGTTGACTATACATTAACTGAGCTTGGATATAGTTTAAAGCCTATCCTTGATTCAATGATTGAATGGGGAACTTCCTATAAAAATACTATTTCAACATAA
- a CDS encoding protein-ADP-ribose hydrolase has translation MNKIEQLNFLIKELISEQERYKNLKIPKEYNEKRKLLRALMNVREPYEASEEFIKVQDEFLKTESEEKGIVELKDLATLDEQFTEKSNKHGNKISLWQGDITSLKVDAIVNAANNQMLGCFVQCHACIDNAIHSAAGIQLRNECDELMKKQGFLEPTGSSKVTKAYNLPCKYVIHTVGPIISGTLATDDCKKLEACYKACLEAAIENGIKSIAFCCISTGEFRFPRDKAAEIAINAINDFLDRNDEKIERVVINVFKREDFEIYKNLLG, from the coding sequence ATGAATAAAATAGAGCAATTAAATTTTTTAATAAAGGAATTAATAAGTGAACAAGAAAGATATAAAAATCTTAAGATTCCAAAAGAATATAATGAAAAACGAAAATTATTACGTGCTTTAATGAATGTTAGAGAACCCTATGAGGCTAGTGAGGAATTTATTAAAGTTCAAGATGAATTTTTAAAAACTGAAAGTGAAGAAAAGGGAATTGTAGAACTAAAAGACTTAGCTACGTTAGATGAGCAGTTTACTGAGAAGAGTAATAAACATGGAAATAAGATAAGCTTATGGCAAGGGGATATTACAAGCTTAAAAGTAGATGCAATTGTAAATGCAGCGAATAATCAAATGCTTGGATGCTTTGTCCAATGTCATGCATGTATAGATAATGCAATTCACTCAGCAGCAGGAATACAACTGAGAAATGAATGTGATGAATTGATGAAAAAGCAAGGATTTTTAGAACCAACAGGAAGTAGTAAAGTAACTAAGGCTTATAATCTTCCTTGCAAATATGTTATTCATACAGTAGGTCCAATTATAAGTGGAACATTAGCAACTGATGATTGTAAGAAGTTAGAAGCTTGTTATAAAGCATGTTTAGAAGCAGCTATAGAAAATGGCATAAAATCAATTGCATTTTGTTGTATATCAACAGGAGAATTCCGCTTTCCAAGAGATAAGGCAGCGGAAATAGCTATAAATGCAATAAATGATTTTCTAGATAGGAACGATGAAAAAATAGAAAGGGTTGTTATAAATGTTTTCAAAAGAGAAGACTTTGAAATTTACAAAAACTTATTGGGATAA
- a CDS encoding NAD-dependent protein deacetylase SIR2 family: protein MFSKEKTLKFTKTYWDNIREAVELIKNADYVVIGAGSGFTASGGIYYGDEELFKKWFPKHYQMGFKNILEMQSAFWDLTEKNVLSYWGYWARHIQNIRYNTPATKPYLTLMELLKNKEYFICSTNVESQFEKAGFPIEKMFAPQGNYGLFQCSKPCTQEVYDNKEMIDKMISNMGDSLKIKEEDIPRCPKCGEFLVPNLRVDDTFVQKPHFVNISKYEKFIRDAKDKKLVLLELGVGYNTPGIIRYPFENITNNYPFANLIRINMSAAGVPTEIEKKSVSISEDIGKALSDILNYSHENIEK from the coding sequence ATGTTTTCAAAAGAGAAGACTTTGAAATTTACAAAAACTTATTGGGATAATATAAGAGAGGCAGTAGAACTAATCAAAAATGCTGATTATGTAGTTATTGGAGCTGGATCAGGGTTTACTGCTTCTGGTGGTATTTATTATGGAGATGAAGAATTATTTAAAAAGTGGTTTCCTAAACATTATCAAATGGGCTTTAAAAATATTCTTGAGATGCAGTCAGCGTTTTGGGATTTAACAGAGAAAAATGTGCTCTCCTATTGGGGATATTGGGCAAGGCATATTCAAAATATTCGTTACAATACACCTGCAACTAAGCCATATTTAACTTTAATGGAACTATTGAAAAATAAAGAGTATTTCATTTGTTCAACTAATGTGGAGAGTCAATTTGAAAAAGCAGGTTTTCCAATTGAAAAGATGTTTGCACCACAGGGAAACTATGGATTATTTCAATGTTCAAAGCCTTGTACACAAGAGGTTTACGATAATAAGGAAATGATAGATAAAATGATTAGTAATATGGGGGATTCCTTAAAAATTAAAGAAGAAGACATTCCTAGGTGTCCTAAATGTGGTGAATTTTTAGTGCCCAACCTTCGAGTAGATGATACTTTTGTGCAAAAACCACACTTTGTTAATATATCTAAATATGAAAAATTTATCAGAGATGCTAAAGATAAAAAACTTGTATTGTTGGAGTTAGGAGTAGGTTATAATACACCTGGAATCATAAGATATCCCTTTGAAAATATAACTAATAATTATCCCTTTGCAAATTTAATTAGAATCAATATGAGTGCTGCAGGAGTTCCTACAGAGATTGAGAAAAAATCAGTTAGCATATCAGAAGATATAGGAAAAGCATTGAGTGATATTCTTAATTACTCACATGAAAATATAGAAAAGTGA